The region GCATCTGCTGCACCCTCCGTGATGACCTGCTGCGCGAAGTGAATCATCTCGCCTCGGAGGGGCGTTTTGATTACATACTGATTGAATCCTCCGGCATCAGCGAGCCGGTCCCGGTGGCCCAGACCTTCACTTACCCGAACCCTGAGCTGGATATCGACCTGACCGAGCTGGCCCGGCTGGATACGATGGTGACGGTGGTCGATGCTAACCGCTTCTGGCATGATTTCGCCTCGGGCGACAGTCTGCTGGACCGCAATATGACGGCGGGTGAAGGCGACTTCCGGGATATCGTTGACCTGCTGATCGATCAGATTGAGACCTGTGATGTGCTGCTGCTTAACAAGTGCGATCTGGTGGAGGAGGCGGAGCTGAACAAGCTGGAGGCGGTTCTGCGCAGACTTCAGCCTCGGGCGAAGATCATCCTCACGGTGAACGCACAAGTAGAGCTATCTGAGATTCTGAATACGGGATTATTCGATTTCGAACAGACCAGCCAGTCATCCGGCTGGATCGCTGAGCTTGCCAAGGAGGAACACACCCCGGAGACTGAGGAATACGGCATTACCTCCTTCGTCTACCGCCGGAGAGCGCCGTTCCACCCGCAGCGGCTGAGCTTCTTCTTCAGTAACTGGCCCTCTGAGGTCGTCCGGGCAAAAGGACTGGTCTGGCTGGCGGCCAGCGGTGATCTGGCAGCGACCATCAGCCAGGCGGGGCCGTCCATCCAGTTCGGTCCCGCCGGTTATTGGCTGGCTACCCTGCCGGAGGAGCAGCAGCAGGAGGTGCTGGCTGCGGAACCGGATGTGCTGGCGAAGTGGGACGGGCAGTGGGGAGACCGGCTGAACGAGATCGTCTTCATCGGAGTCCAGATGAACCGTGAGGATATCGAAGCCCGCCTGGACCGCTGCCTGCTGACCGCAGAGGAGATGAAGCAGGACTGGACGGCCTTCAACAACCCGCTTCCTTGGCCCGTCGAGGAGCTGCTTGCGGCGGGGCAGGAATAACTGCTTCTGTAAATGATAATCTGGAAAGCCGGAATCCTTTCTGCGGATTCCGGCTTTGTGCTGTATGGCGATCAGGTGCCGCGCAGGGTAGATGGGGCAAAAGCGAATGTATGCGGAAAGCCGAACAATGGCTTGGATTTAACTACATTAATCAGTACGATTACGATTAATTTGTAGTTTTGGGTTTACAAATCGTAATCATTACGATAATATCAATGGAGTTGAATAATAATCGTAAATATTACGAATAAAAACATGCCTAATTTGTTTGTTGAGAGGGGGAGGAACGATGATTTTGTCATCCATCAGGGATGTGGTGTTCGGTTACGGGGATGAGCCGGTCATTGACCGCTTGTCGCTGGATCTGGAGGCTGGACAGTTCATTGGCATTACCGGGCCGAACGGGGCAGCGAAGACAACGCTGCTTAAGCTGATGCTGGGCCTGCTGAAGCCCTGGAGCGGAACGGTTACTCTGAACCGGGAAATTACCGGAGGAGGCAAGCTGGAGGTCGGCTATGTGCCACAGCAGGTAGCTTCCTTCAATGCCGGATTTCCGAGCAAGGTGATTGAGCTGGTCCGTTCCGGCTGTTATTCGGGGCTGGGCTTGTTCCGCCGGTTCACTAAGGAGCAGGAGGCGCTTGTAGAGAGCAGCCTGCGGCAGGTGGAGATGTGGGAGTACCGTAACCGGAGAATCGGCGAGCTGTCCGGCGGACAGAAGCAGCGGATCTGCATCGCCCGCGCGCTGGCCCAGCAGCCGCAGGTACTGGTGCTGGATGAGCCGGTAACGGGGATGGATGCTGCCAGCCGCACCGGGTTCTATGAGCTGATGCGGCATTATGTCAGCCGCCATGGCCGGACCGTCATCATGGTTACACACGGCCTGGAAGAGACAAGCTCTTATCTGGATACCGTGATTACGCTGGAACGCAAGGAGCAGGAGGGCTGGACATGTTTGGTTACGAATTCATGCAACGCGCATTTTGGGCAGGAGGCCTGATCGGACTGATCGGACCCTTGCTTGGAGTCTACTTGATGCTTCGCAGGCAGGTGCTGATGGCCGATACATTGTCTCACGTCTCCCTTGCCGGAGTTGCCCTGGGTTCTGTGCTGGGCTGGAATCCGGCTCTGAGCGGCTTCGCTGTAGCTGTAGCAGGAGGGCTGGTTATTGAGCAGCTGCGCCGCTCTTACCGTACCTACAGCGAGCTTCCGGTAGCCATTATTATGACCTCCGGTCTGGCGCTGGCCGTTGTGCTGATGAGCCTGAAGCAGAATCTGACCAAGAGCTTCAGCTCCTATCTGTTCGGCTCCATCGTTGCTGTAAGTGATACCCAGCTTAAGCTGATTGCCCTGGTGGCCGCAGCCGGTCTTCTCTACTTCATCATTCTGCGCCGCCCGCTGTACAGCCTGACCTTCGACGAAGAGACCGCCGCTATCAGCGGTGTCCATACCGGGTGGTTGTCCTTCTCGTTCGCTGTCCTAACCGGCATGACCGTTGCCGCAGCCATGCCGGTGGTGGGTGTGCTGCTTGTATCGGCTCTGATTGTGCTGCCCGCTTCCATTGCGCTGCGGATGGCCTCAGGCTTCACGGCAGCTATAATAATCTCCGTCAGTGTGGGGCTGACCGGTGTGTTCAGCGGGCTTACAGCTTCCTACTATATCAACACGCCTCCAGGAGGCACGATTGCACTTATTTTGCTGGTATTTCTCCTGCTGGCCATTGCCGTGCAGAAGCTGATCAGGCTGCGCAGCCGCAGCCAGTATTCATCTCAAGCTAATGAAGAAAAGGGGTCTCATAACATATGATGAAATTCAAATCCATAGCAAAGTCCAATTCGTCCGCACCGTCCACATTCAGAATCCGTCAGCTTGCAGCCTTGTCCCTGACTGCCATGCTGGTGATCTCCGGCTGCGGCAACAACACTGCGACCAAAGCTGCTTCTACCAATAGTCCGGCGGCAACACCCTCAGCTGCGGCCGCAGCTTCATCTGTACCTCCAGCGGATAAATTGAACATTAAGGTTAGCTTTTACCCGATGTATGAATTCACAAAAAGCATTACCGGTGACCTTGCCGATGTGGAGGTGCTGGTCCCGCCCGGTGTCGAGCCGCATGACTGGGAACCGACTGCGAAGGATATGGCCGATATTTCGGATGCAGATGTGCTTGTCTACAATGGGGCAGGCATGGAAAGCTGGGCGCAGCAGATTGTGGACGGTGCGGCCGGAAGTGATCTCATTACAATAGAGGCAAGTAAAGGACTCCAGATTATTGAAGGAGCAGAGCATGAACACGATCATGAGCACAACCATGAAGAGGAAGCAGCGGGTGAAGCGGACCATGATCATGAGCACGAACATCAGCAGGATGAATCCACGGCTGAAGAAAGTGATCACGATCACTACCATAATGATTCCGCAGCCGGCGGAGCAGAGCACGAACATGACCATGACCACGACCACGATCATGGCGGGCTTGATCCCCATGTATGGCTGGACCCTGTGATGGCTATCCGGGAGGTTAAGACCATTGAAGCAGCACTATCCGCAGCTTTTCCCGGAAATGCAGCAGCCTTCCACGCTAACAGCGATGCTTATATCGCCAAGCTGGAGAAGCTGGATCAGGATTTCAGAGCCGGGCTTCAGAACACGAAGCGCAAGGACTTTATTACCCAGCATGCCGCCTTTGGTTATCTGGCACAGCAATATGGCTTGACGCAGGTGCCGATTGCAGGACTGTCGCCGGAGCAGGAGCCGTCTGCTGCACAGATGGCCAAAATCGTGGAGTTCGCCAAGGCGAATAAGGTGACTACGATCTTTTTTGAAACCTTGGTCTCCTCCAGTGTCGCCGATACTATTGCCCAGGAAATAGGAGCCAAGACCGCCGTGCTGAACCCAATTGAAGGATTAACAGAGGAAGACGCTGCCCATAATCAAGATTACCTGAGTCTGATGCGGCAGAATCTTGAAGCGCTGATCCAGGCATTGAACGAATAAGAACGAAGGAGCTGATCTATAGTGGCCAAGAAATCCAAGGTTGTGAAGGAACAGAAGCGGCAGGAGCTGGTGGCGAAGTACGCTGACAAGCGCAGAGAGCTGAAGGCGGCAGGCGATGTGATGGCACTGCAGAAGCTGCCCCGGGATTCCTCAGCCACCCGCCAAAAGAACAGATGCAGCGTGTCCGGCAGACCGCGGGGCTATCTGAGTACATTCAAGATATCCCGGATCGTCTTCCGTGAGCTGGCGCATAAGGGGCAAATTCCGGGCGTTACCAAGTCCAGCTGGTAGGCTGTCAACTTCATAGATGCTATAACGGCAAGACGGCTGATCTCTCTGTGCTACAGGAGCCAGCCGTTTTGCTGTGTCCATAGACTTTGCCGGATCGGGCAGAGTGGACTATGATAGGAGGATAGTATTGTCCTACAGAAGGAGGCTTACCTGTGAGCTATACCGATACTTTTATCCGGATTGCAGAAGATTGCCCGGTGGAGACCGGAACCATCCCTGTCTCTGATCGTCCGCTCCCGCCTGCTCATGTTATCCAGTATCATCTGCTGGCCGGCTCACCTTACCGTTATAACCATGAAGAACTGCTGTACCAGGTGTATGTGCGGCACAAGGCCATTCCCGAAGAAGAGCATGAATCGCGCCGGGAGGAGATCTGGGCAGCGCTGTTCTCGAAGAATCATCCGTGCCTGCGGGCCTCCATGCTGCCCAAGAAATACGGCTGGGGTGTCCACTACGATGCTGAGGGGAAGATTGCACTCTATGCCAAAGAGTCTCCAGAGTATGATTATTACACTACCGGGGATGAAGCTGGAGTGAAGCTGCTGAATGCCATGCGGAATAAGCGGCGTTAATCTTTAGACCACGCAGGATCATATTCTGAACACAGAAAGAAGGAGCAGCATGACAGAGTACTGGAGTAAAAGATTTGCGCAGGAGGGGATGATCTGGGGGAGTGAGCCAAGCCCGTCGGCAGAATGGGCGAAGCGGAAATTCAAGGAGGCAGGAGTATCCACTGTGCTTGTTCCAGGTGCCGGCTATGGGCGGAATACCAAGGTGTTCTCTGCTGATTTTACAGTATACGGCATAGAATTAAGTGAACCAGCGCTTGCGCTGGGGGCAGCCTGGGACCTGGGAACTAGCTTTATTGCAGGCTCGGCACTGGAGCCGCAGCTGGGGCAGCCTGTGGATGCCGTATACTGCTATGATGTTCTGCATTTATTCCTCGCCGGGGACCGCCGCAGGCTGATTGAGACCAGTCTCAGTCAGGTCAGGACCGGAGGACTGCTCTACTTCACCAGCTTCTCTGATGAAGACCCCCATAACGGCTGCGGGAGAGAGCTGGAGCCGGGCACTTTTGAAGACAAAGAGGATAAGTATGCCCACTTCTTCAGCGATGCCGATTTGCGGGAGCATTTTGCCGGGACAGAGATTGTGGAGACAGGTTCGTTTACCGAATCACTACAGAGCCCGCAGGGCGGGATTCATCAATACATACTAAGAACGATCCTTGCGCTTAAAAGGTAGCTGCCTTCTGAGACAGAAACGCCAACATGGCCCCTCCCTGCGGCGAGAAGGACCTTACTGTGAACCTGATGCTGTGTGTGATCCCTCTTCTTCCTGCGGCTTCCTAATTAATGAAGTTAATGCAGCTCGCAGTCTGCGAACAGGATATGCCGGGGAATGCGGAAGAAGTTCTCGGCTTTCTCCTGAAGCGCCAGGGTAGGCAGATGACAATGGTGCAGCCACTTGCGGAAGGTGCCGGGATGGACGCCGATCCAGATGCTGACATCGGTTACAGAGAAATCATAAACCATGCAGAGTCCGGTCAGAATCGCGTTGTGCTGCGGTGAATGGGCGAGCGTTCTTTTCATGAAACGGGATGGGGTCGGCTGGCACACAATCGGACTTTGCCGCAGAAGAGCTTCATTGAACAGGATATGGGGCGGATAGCCTAAATGGCGGCAGACCTTGTCCAGATTGGTTCTGGAGGGAATGCGTCCTTCATAGACCCATGCGCTTACGCTGCGTGAGGAGACGGAGAGCTCTTCTGCGAGCCGGGAGAGCTTCATGTCCTTGGCCATCAGGATGGCCAGCAGAACGCGGTTGCGGATCTGGCTGCGTTTGGGGCGGCGAAATCTTTTGACCCGTACGCCTTGTCCAAGATATTTGCGGTTGATCAGAGACCAGGCCTGAATTTTATGTGTTTCTTGCTGATTTTTAGCCATAATACCTCCGGGTGTACTGATTTAATGAAGTGACGGATCATCTAGTTTAACTGTTATGACTTTACCATTTCATCACGGCATTCGTCCAGAGTGCAAAGCTCCTGTTTTGGTCATGAACCAAGATTGTTTCAGTAATGCTGCGGTTTATGATATATTTTGAGTAATCCATTTCACATTAATCAGGCTGGGAGCGGGATAGATGATCAAGCATATTGTTTTCTTCAAATTAAAGGACCGGTCCCGAGGCAAGGTCGCAGAGACGGTTGCAGTCCTCCGTAATATGGAAGGAAGAATTCCGCAGCTGCTGTCCATTGAAGTCGGGGCCGATCTGATTCACTCGGAGCGTTCGTTCGATATCGCCCTGGTCACGGTTGTTGCCTCGATGGAGGATTTGCAGGCGTATCAGGTGCATCCGGCCCACAAGGAAGTCATTGCCCATATCAACGAGGTCAAGGAGCTGTCGGTAGCGGTCGATTACGAGATCTGAGACTGCACGTACTTGCAAGGCTGGAACTCATTAATCACGGAAAGCGGTGAGCGGAATGCGCGAGCTTGAGTATCCGATGGAAGCTTTGACGTATCTGATTGTTTTTATGGCGGCATGTGTCGTGATGGTGTTCTGGCTGAAGCGCCGGGGCAGGCGGGGGAAATAACGGCAGTTCATGTTAGGTAAGGTCAATAAATACCGCAGGGTGGAGGGTCAGCTGTGTATTATGTCAACCGGAAGCAAATAGAAGTTATTCTTGAACAGATTCCTGATCTTAAGCTAGGTCTAACACATGCAGCTTCTTCCTGGGACGGCAGTACGCTGCTGGGTCTGGTGCAGGAACGGTGCTTGCATCTGGCCGTTGAAGTCGTGACGGATGTGGGCAGCTGTCTGATTGACGGGTTCATTATGCGTGATGCCGGAAGCTACGAGGATATTATATCCATTATTCATGAGGAAAAGGTGCTGGGAGACAGCGGGATCTACGAGGATCTGACTTCACTTGTAGCCTTGCGCAAGCCGCTGGTTCAGGATTATTTCGTGTGGGAACGTAAGAAGCTGCACCCTATGACCCTGACGCTGCCGGATATTCTGGAGAAGTTCGCCTGTGAGGTGCGCAGGTATCTGGATCAGGAGCTGGGCAGCGGGGTCACGGGCTAGCTGAAGCCGGAGCCGTGTGCATATAGACAGAAAGGAGGTCCTTTATGGCGAAGAAGAGTCAGGAGAGCGGTTCAACCCGGCGGATGATTATGACGCTGCTGAAGATGAGAGGTCCGCTGACGATCAGCGCTCTTGCTGAGGAATTGGGAATTACCGAGATGGGTGTCCGCCGCCATGTACTTCAGCTGGAGCAGGAGTCGCTTGTAAGAACCAAGGTCGTGCGCCAGGCCATGGGACGTCCGATGCATGTATATTCGCTTACCGAGCGGGCGGAGGATCATTTTCCCAAAAGCTATCACAATCTGGCGCTGGAGCTGCTGCGGGAGCTGGACCACGGGAGCGGAGTGGATGCGGTCAATATGCTGTTTGAAGGCCGTAAGCGGCGGATGCTTGCCCAGTACAGCCCTATGATGCAGAGCCGTGAGCTGGAGGAACGGGTTGCGGAGCTGTCAACGATTCAGAATGCCGGGGGCTATATGGCGGAGTGGAGCAAGGAAGAGGACGGCTCGTACACACTGCGGGAGTATAATTGTCCCATCCGTCAGGTAGCTGCCCAGTACCGCAAGGCCTGCCAGTGCGAGCAGCATTTGTTCGAGGAGCTGCTGGAGGCGAAGGTGACCCGCAGTGAGTGTATGGCGGAGGGCGGCCAATGCTGCCGGTATGCTATCACGCCGAATCCCAAGCAGAAAACTTCCGAAATCAAGGGCTGAGCAGTCACAGGACATCCTCTCTATGCTTATGATATAGCAGAAATAGGCGATCGCCCGGGTGGCCGGGCAGAGGCACAATAGAATCCAAAGGAGAGATTGATGATGAAAAAAGATAGCAAAAGCTTGCTCTGGGGCGTACTTGCCGGCAGTATTGTAGGATCGGTGACAGCGCTGCTGTTCGCCCCTAAGCCGGGTAAGGAGCTGCGTAAGGATATTGCCGAAGGCACAACGGAAGCGGTGGATAAGGTTCAGGTGATTGCCGGCCAGGCCAGCGAGAAGACTACAGAAATCTATGGTAAGGCTAAAGAAGCGGTAGTCTCGGTGGCGCATGAGGTGAAGGAATGGAGCAAGTCCGCTAAATGTGCGGTGGAAGAAGCCGATGTAGCCACAGTAAGCGGTATTGCTGAGCAGGCTGTAGAGGTCACAGATGCAGTGGAAGCTGTAAAAGATGAGATCGCTGCTTATGAAGCTGCGGAGCAAGCTGCCGTGGCTGACGCTGAGATCGAAGCTGTGACTGGTACAGATACGGCTGTAGCTGAAGCTATCGAGGATGGCAAGACCGCAGGGAAGCTATCCTAAGCTTGATGTAAAAGATATGGAGCCGTTTTCCGCTGAACAGGCGGGAGGCGGCTTTTGCGTGTTACGGCAGGCTTCGGGTGGGTCTGTATTATGGCTCCTCTAGCTCCCTACTTGAACTGAACCCGTAAATGGAGTATTATCTGCAATTGGGGCTGAAATCCTGGTACACATTATTCCAGCCTTACATAAGCTACACAAAACGAGTTAAAGGATGCGGTGTGTTCGTGCAGCAGGCAATAGCAATATTAGACTCAGGCGTCGGAGGATTGACCGTTGTCAAGGAAGTGATGCGACAGCTCCCCCGGGAGAAAATCATCTATTTCGGCGATACGGCAAGAGCCCCGTACGGACCCCGTTCCACTGAGGAAGTGAAATTGTTCACTGAACAAATCGTGGACTACTTAATTCAATTTAATCCTAAAATGATCGTCATTGCTTGCAACACAGCAACAGCAGCAGCTCTTGATTATATCTCCGCCAAGGTAGCCATTCCTGTGATCGGAGTCATTCACCCCGGTGCCCGCGCTGCCATCAGCGCCTCCAAGAGCGGACAGGTCGGCGTGATCGGGACTATCGGTACGATTACAAGCGGTGCCTATACGGCGGCACTGAAGCAGCTGTCTCCCTTTGTTCAGGTGGTCAGCCAGGCTTGCCCGGCGCTTGTGCCCTTCGTGGAGCAGGGGTTATTCCGCTCGGAGGAGAGCCATCTGGCGGTGGCTGAATCACTGAACGGCATCAAATACGAGCCGATTGACACACTGATTCTAGGCTGCACTCATTATCCTTTCCTGGTCGAGCCGATCGGCAAGGTGATGGGACCCGGCGTCAAGC is a window of Paenibacillus sp. FSL H3-0469 DNA encoding:
- a CDS encoding GTP-binding protein, whose amino-acid sequence is MDKIPVTVLSGYLGSGKTTLLNHILHNREGLKVAVIVNDMSEVNVDANLVKSGSSLSRTEEKLVEMSNGCICCTLRDDLLREVNHLASEGRFDYILIESSGISEPVPVAQTFTYPNPELDIDLTELARLDTMVTVVDANRFWHDFASGDSLLDRNMTAGEGDFRDIVDLLIDQIETCDVLLLNKCDLVEEAELNKLEAVLRRLQPRAKIILTVNAQVELSEILNTGLFDFEQTSQSSGWIAELAKEEHTPETEEYGITSFVYRRRAPFHPQRLSFFFSNWPSEVVRAKGLVWLAASGDLAATISQAGPSIQFGPAGYWLATLPEEQQQEVLAAEPDVLAKWDGQWGDRLNEIVFIGVQMNREDIEARLDRCLLTAEEMKQDWTAFNNPLPWPVEELLAAGQE
- a CDS encoding metal ABC transporter ATP-binding protein, with translation MILSSIRDVVFGYGDEPVIDRLSLDLEAGQFIGITGPNGAAKTTLLKLMLGLLKPWSGTVTLNREITGGGKLEVGYVPQQVASFNAGFPSKVIELVRSGCYSGLGLFRRFTKEQEALVESSLRQVEMWEYRNRRIGELSGGQKQRICIARALAQQPQVLVLDEPVTGMDAASRTGFYELMRHYVSRHGRTVIMVTHGLEETSSYLDTVITLERKEQEGWTCLVTNSCNAHFGQEA
- a CDS encoding metal ABC transporter permease; protein product: MDMFGYEFMQRAFWAGGLIGLIGPLLGVYLMLRRQVLMADTLSHVSLAGVALGSVLGWNPALSGFAVAVAGGLVIEQLRRSYRTYSELPVAIIMTSGLALAVVLMSLKQNLTKSFSSYLFGSIVAVSDTQLKLIALVAAAGLLYFIILRRPLYSLTFDEETAAISGVHTGWLSFSFAVLTGMTVAAAMPVVGVLLVSALIVLPASIALRMASGFTAAIIISVSVGLTGVFSGLTASYYINTPPGGTIALILLVFLLLAIAVQKLIRLRSRSQYSSQANEEKGSHNI
- a CDS encoding metal ABC transporter substrate-binding protein; the protein is MMKFKSIAKSNSSAPSTFRIRQLAALSLTAMLVISGCGNNTATKAASTNSPAATPSAAAAASSVPPADKLNIKVSFYPMYEFTKSITGDLADVEVLVPPGVEPHDWEPTAKDMADISDADVLVYNGAGMESWAQQIVDGAAGSDLITIEASKGLQIIEGAEHEHDHEHNHEEEAAGEADHDHEHEHQQDESTAEESDHDHYHNDSAAGGAEHEHDHDHDHDHGGLDPHVWLDPVMAIREVKTIEAALSAAFPGNAAAFHANSDAYIAKLEKLDQDFRAGLQNTKRKDFITQHAAFGYLAQQYGLTQVPIAGLSPEQEPSAAQMAKIVEFAKANKVTTIFFETLVSSSVADTIAQEIGAKTAVLNPIEGLTEEDAAHNQDYLSLMRQNLEALIQALNE
- the rpsN gene encoding 30S ribosomal protein S14, giving the protein MAKKSKVVKEQKRQELVAKYADKRRELKAAGDVMALQKLPRDSSATRQKNRCSVSGRPRGYLSTFKISRIVFRELAHKGQIPGVTKSSW
- a CDS encoding DUF6157 family protein encodes the protein MSYTDTFIRIAEDCPVETGTIPVSDRPLPPAHVIQYHLLAGSPYRYNHEELLYQVYVRHKAIPEEEHESRREEIWAALFSKNHPCLRASMLPKKYGWGVHYDAEGKIALYAKESPEYDYYTTGDEAGVKLLNAMRNKRR
- a CDS encoding class I SAM-dependent methyltransferase; the protein is MTEYWSKRFAQEGMIWGSEPSPSAEWAKRKFKEAGVSTVLVPGAGYGRNTKVFSADFTVYGIELSEPALALGAAWDLGTSFIAGSALEPQLGQPVDAVYCYDVLHLFLAGDRRRLIETSLSQVRTGGLLYFTSFSDEDPHNGCGRELEPGTFEDKEDKYAHFFSDADLREHFAGTEIVETGSFTESLQSPQGGIHQYILRTILALKR
- a CDS encoding helix-turn-helix transcriptional regulator — its product is MAKNQQETHKIQAWSLINRKYLGQGVRVKRFRRPKRSQIRNRVLLAILMAKDMKLSRLAEELSVSSRSVSAWVYEGRIPSRTNLDKVCRHLGYPPHILFNEALLRQSPIVCQPTPSRFMKRTLAHSPQHNAILTGLCMVYDFSVTDVSIWIGVHPGTFRKWLHHCHLPTLALQEKAENFFRIPRHILFADCELH
- a CDS encoding Dabb family protein, with the protein product MIKHIVFFKLKDRSRGKVAETVAVLRNMEGRIPQLLSIEVGADLIHSERSFDIALVTVVASMEDLQAYQVHPAHKEVIAHINEVKELSVAVDYEI
- a CDS encoding HepT-like ribonuclease domain-containing protein, with product MYYVNRKQIEVILEQIPDLKLGLTHAASSWDGSTLLGLVQERCLHLAVEVVTDVGSCLIDGFIMRDAGSYEDIISIIHEEKVLGDSGIYEDLTSLVALRKPLVQDYFVWERKKLHPMTLTLPDILEKFACEVRRYLDQELGSGVTG
- a CDS encoding metalloregulator ArsR/SmtB family transcription factor, translating into MAKKSQESGSTRRMIMTLLKMRGPLTISALAEELGITEMGVRRHVLQLEQESLVRTKVVRQAMGRPMHVYSLTERAEDHFPKSYHNLALELLRELDHGSGVDAVNMLFEGRKRRMLAQYSPMMQSRELEERVAELSTIQNAGGYMAEWSKEEDGSYTLREYNCPIRQVAAQYRKACQCEQHLFEELLEAKVTRSECMAEGGQCCRYAITPNPKQKTSEIKG
- a CDS encoding YtxH domain-containing protein is translated as MMKKDSKSLLWGVLAGSIVGSVTALLFAPKPGKELRKDIAEGTTEAVDKVQVIAGQASEKTTEIYGKAKEAVVSVAHEVKEWSKSAKCAVEEADVATVSGIAEQAVEVTDAVEAVKDEIAAYEAAEQAAVADAEIEAVTGTDTAVAEAIEDGKTAGKLS
- the racE gene encoding glutamate racemase, whose protein sequence is MQQAIAILDSGVGGLTVVKEVMRQLPREKIIYFGDTARAPYGPRSTEEVKLFTEQIVDYLIQFNPKMIVIACNTATAAALDYISAKVAIPVIGVIHPGARAAISASKSGQVGVIGTIGTITSGAYTAALKQLSPFVQVVSQACPALVPFVEQGLFRSEESHLAVAESLNGIKYEPIDTLILGCTHYPFLVEPIGKVMGPGVKLISSADETAREISTILYDKGQLARGDESPIHQFFCSGDAEIFQRIARDWLGEQISRTPVVWQVSTL